The following are encoded together in the Oreochromis niloticus isolate F11D_XX linkage group LG12, O_niloticus_UMD_NMBU, whole genome shotgun sequence genome:
- the si:ch211-225b11.4 gene encoding thyroid adenoma-associated protein homolog isoform X1, with amino-acid sequence MMMLGFEELLRSLQDCVISENEAAENVSPTLSQFLQKLSESSRSGVKRCKERCLEEAVQLLRQLSEAQLSGLENDHLTLLVRLLISTQLQMVGISTACRKVDQMLQHLAKVDHQLVFRETRECFHSVVHSDQILCFEDLQRACMFLEDSTVGREVWRESYMSMLNKVSELLPVALQQESLRDGPLCYITVKVCLQIFQLLSSEVAPLVWDEEQRAPAVEKILQTLMAIILGQCCNRDTRLLAGTAVAMLINTASENGAGGAAAWSLLQVSHLEPWLLAVGVLRVQCDPAEKDGVGRLAVCRGLLTCCRPNILLSSHEDAPENCLLLHGLFPLVFTLCEEKLDCHYFAFEVLNLWLKKVKEYLADLWKVTHARLLPDNCTLLQQLIHLIWTNAESPVDGVSETARSAFFQLLDLYEMDCKQFCDTKRALYLTLLERIMKLPWEAKAKYHRLCALLPYLGTDKLLDQCPKISSHLLKCLSTNHLAPCGSELYKSLIQQQRQELCDGSSSHAELDLASHWARRWQSVLHEALTSEVPLLQNNSSTQLLPCTFQVFPSAVDHMLASLDPYTPGHLHAWACILSSYRAVTGDSPWALQGSSTLETLQLALGSADDKVRLAALSLLCCCPKTKDTPTPEEMAIMRTFIPQNLNCDSSPFRQHFQAGVKKFLIRIRDGCLAYVRGQKGKKKGESSHSERTQDLLDQGIGFVEWLSQLPYTYLAPGHSYQRKKTALLLVSAVLETCTDTWSPDRKKGQPPANMSSLISCARQRGQWDFFCRTKQLVLLSCLEDSTNEIRELAAGLLLRFFPPSFLDDLTEVLHTRTKQLLRSPRVQEAQMGALMMKILLQKSKHQCEDCRLNSRESNSKAFGMVKVLVKELEEHYLTAKADMMLAAREKPIHGVLSALQRCLLETPNSVYDTLDPSLNMEVLGLLENISLLLLGVLYGDPEACASEKDAPPSFCDMGNAISSLIAQTSAGGQAEGEECVLLSEEHSLVLTCCWVSLKEIGIFLGSLVEKILTQSKQSSKCLLTKQGLIKAAEIFKNILLKCRHWGAVEGCCIGFTKFCASLLSSSDPELRDIPAQMLKKGLQVVQCLRSTSVTRRAAGLPMLILCILSAEEASKARPLLAHSMQTLLETARTPLNDDWDQTLDLPQVCAVHTLQALVRSTALGVAILQFAPDVAILSLTLLSSPCWAMRNAALQLYSSLCTRMLGQRSTSEEAGPTQHAMSPAAFFFHYPALQPFLLGELRGSAQDLEGPPNEAKLHLKPSLYPILTLLAQLQPGVQDSAETLSDFLPPLLQLSASPIYSVRMMASKALVAMTPPSEYMNILINLTSQLPSPQQRCSHNRLHGQLLQIKATLERALCGNSSAPSDGLFEVLSRIIASLWMVTEAQRCPLVRAVYLDVVDALRRFCCVTYLSELSSTLLRDLQTPQQGLQVGVSSFHEKAIHFLCADQQWACKIWENFSAASPDLRLTLVAWVLDGQSLLQTGLKEVIQRVLQTNLREALLSRSVEYCRSYLAALVAVMARGDTASSQRVVLLAPLEEPVLLECLDLLLGDLEDQRGGPEFLSQAFCAASLLLSHWPQSSLKISMIQRWCGILECLWAPDVPEVLRIACAEALCVAGAPLMSRTMKEHSTLVPIMIRLINTGLYLLQDQSQEVRIKAACFASVLHHARRGQSQRNVYLMQVNQALPFLLDVLLEECWDAPGTLEVLMCHLPQSDLRSVLRQASVEGCSSLYEQDEANVFAEPSVMSVHVLPYLLQMAEKYSQSSSLARSLNSWAQDNAAQVVDGLAVCKEVQPAESLTPFWLALLVDPRFHSTLCGLLTRAAFLLRLLKTSNYIQHLCDPLSVNTHLQDVCSLLTQNGVHFPPALTAAVAGELPLWQSVQ; translated from the exons ATGATGATGCTGGGGTTTGAAGAGCTGCTGAGAAGTCTGCAGGACTGTGTGATCTCCGAGAATGAAGCAGCTGAGAACGTCAGCCCGACTCTGAGCCAGTTTCTTCAGAAACTGTCTGAATCCTCCAG GAGCGGCGTGAAGAGATGTAAGGAGCGCTGCTTGGAGGAAGCTGTCCAGCTGCTGAGACAACTTTCTGAAGCACAGCTGTCTGGTTTAGAAaacgaccatctcacacttctcgTCAGGCTGCTCATATCCACGCAGCTGCAGATGGTCGGCATCTCCACAGCTTGTCGCAAAGTGGACCAG ATGTTGCAACATTTAGCAAAGGTGGACCACCAGCTTGTTTTTAGAGAGACCCGTGAGTGTTTCCACTCCGTAGTCCACAGTGACCAG ATTTTGTGTTTTGAGGATTTGCAAAGAG CTTGTATGTTCCTGGAAGACAGCACTGTTGGCCGTGAGGTGTGGAGAGAGTCGTACATGTCCATGTTGAACAAAGTGTCTGAGTTACTCCCTGTCGCACTGCAGCAAGAATCCCTGAGAGATGGACCGCTGTGCTACATTACAGTCAAG GTGTGTTTGCAGATATTCCAGCTGTTGTCCAGTGAAGTTGCTCCTCTGGTGTGGGATGAGGAACAGAGAGCCCCAGCAGTGGAAAAGATCCTGCAGACCCTTATGGCCATAATACTTGGACAG TGCTGCAACAGAGACACTCGTCTTCTTGCCGGCACCGCTGTGGCCATGCTGATCAACACAGCATCAGAGAACGGAGCTGGAGGAGCTGCAGCCTGGAGTCTGCTACAGGTCTCTCACTTGG AGCCCTGGCTGCTGGCTGTCGGTGTTCTCCGGGTGCAGTGCGACCCTGCAGAGAAGGACGGAGTGGGCAGGCTGGCTGTGTGCAGAGGTCTCCTGACCTGCTGTCGACCAAACATTTTGCTCAGTTCACATGAGGACGCCCCAGAA AATTGCCTGCTGCTGCACGGTTTGTTTCCTCTGGTGTTTACTTTGTGCGAGGAGAAGCTGGATTGTCACTACTTTGCCTTCGAAG TGTTAAACTTATGGCTGAAGAAGGTGAAAGAATATCTGGCTGATCTGTGGAAGGTGACACATGCTCGCCTTCTTCCTGACAACTGCACTCTGCTGCAGcagctcattcacctcatctggACCAATGCAGAAAGCCCG GTGGACGGGGTGTCAGAAACTGCTCGCAGtgcattttttcagctgctgGATCTCTATGAGATGGACTGTAAACAGTTCTGTGACACAAAGAGGGCTCTTTATCTTACTCTGCTCGAGCGAATAATGAAGCTACCTTGGGAAGCCAAAGCTAAATATCATCGCCTGTGCGCCTTGCTGCCGTATCTGGGTACTGACAAG CTGCTGGATCAGTGTCCTAAGATATCCAGTCATCTCCTGAAGTGCTTGTCTACCAATCACCTGGCACCGTGTgggtcagagctttataaaagtCTGATCCAGCAGCAGAGGCAAGAGCTGTGTGATGGCTCTTCTTCACACGCGGAGCTGGATCTGGCGAGTCACTGGGCACGGCGTTGGCAATCTGTCCTTCATGAGGCGCTGACATCTGAAGTGCCTCTTCTACAGAACAACAGTTCAACGCAGTTATTACCCTGCACCTTCCAGGTGTTCCCCTCTGCTGTGGACCACATGCTGGCCTCCCTGGACCCATACACCCCAGGTCACCTCCATGCCTGGGCCTGCATCTTGAGCTCTTATCGAGCTGTAACTGGAGACTCCCCCTGGGCCCTTCAGGGTAGTTCCACCCTAGAGACCCTTCAGCTAGCTCTAGGATCTGCAGATGACAAAGTACGACTTGCTGCTCTCagtctgctctgctgctgcccAAAGACCAAAGACACACCAACTCCAGAGGAGATGGCGATCATGAGAACGTTCATACCTCAGAATCTAAACTGCGACTCCTCGCCATTTCGGCAACATTTTCAGGCTGGAGTGAAGAAGTTTCTGATTCGGATCAGAGATGGCTGTTTGGCATATGTCAGAGGACAGAAGGGCAAAAAGAAAGGAGAATCCTCTCACTCGGAAAGGACACAGGATCTCTTGGATCAGGGAATAG GATTTGTGGAATGGCTGAGTCAGCTTCCATACACCTATCTGGCACCAGGACACAGTTATCAGAGAAAGAAGACGGCATTGCTGTTGGTCTCAGCAGTGCTGGAGACCTGCACAGACACCTGGAGCCCAGACAGGAAGAAGGGACAACCTCCGG CAAATATGAGTTCTCTCATTAGCTGTGCCAGACAGAGAGGACAGTGGGATTTCTTCTGCAGGACGAAACAGCTAGTACTTCTCAGCTGTTTAGAAGATTCAACAAATGAG ATTCGGGAGCTCGCTGCTGGGTTATTGTTGAGATTTTTTCCACCCAGTTTTCTAGATGATCTCACTGAAGTGCTGCATACGAGAACTAAACAGCTTCTACGCAGTCCCCGGGTGCAGGAGGCCCAAATGGGAGCACTGATGATGAAGATCCTCCTTCAGAA ATCAAAACACCAGTGTGAGGACTGCAGGCTGAACAGCAGGGAAAGTAACTCAAAGGCCTTCGGCATGGTTAAAGTCCTGGTGAAGGAGCTCGAGGAGCACTATCTAACAGCCAAGGCAGACATGATGCTTGCTGCCAGAGAAAAGCCTATACATG GTGTTCTAAGTGCTCTTCAGAGGTGTTTGCTTGAAACACCCAACAGTGTATATGACACACTTGACCCCAGTCTGAACATGGAGGTGCTGGGCCTGCTGGAGAAcatctctctgctgctgctcggTGTCCTTTACGGAGATCCGGAGGCTTGTGCCAGCGAAAAGG ATGCACCGCCTTCCTTTTGTGATATGGGAAATGCCATCAGCTCTCTGATAGCCCAAACATCTGCAGGTGGCCAGGCAGAGGGAGAGGAGTGTGTCCTGCTCTCTGAAGAGCACAGCCTTGTTCTCACCTGCTGCTGGGTCTCCCTCAAG GAAATAGGAATATTTTTAGGTTCTTTGGTGGAGAAAATTCTCACACAATCCAAACAATCCAGCAAGTGCCTTCTAACAAAACAGGGTCTAATCAAAGCTGCAGAAATATTCAAGAATATTCTTCTCAAATGCCGTCACTGG GGGGCAGTAGAGGGATGTTGTATAGGTTTCACAAAGTTCTGCGCTTCTCTGTTGAGCAGCAGTGATCCAGAGCTCAGGGATATCCCAGCCCAAATGCTGAAGAAA GGATTGCAGGTTGTTCAGTGCCTTCGTTCTACATCTGTGACCCGGCGGGCTGCGGGGTTGCCTATGCTGATCCTGTGCATTTTGTCTGCAGAGGAAGCGAGTAAAGCAAGACCACTGTTAGCCCACAGTATGCAAACCTTGCTGGAAACAGCCAGAACTCCTCTAAATGATGACTGGGACCAAACGTTGGACCTGCCACAG GTGTGTGCAGTGCACACCCTGCAGGCTCTAGTGCGGAGCACGGCTTTGGGAGTAGCTATCCTTCAGTTTGCGCCAGATGTAGCTATCTTGTCACTCACTCTGCTCAGCTCTCCTTGCTGGGCCATGAGGAACGCTGCTCTGCAACTTTACA GTTCTCTCTGCACACGAATGCTCGGCCAGCGGTCGACCTCTGAAGAGGCTGGCCCCACGCAGCATGCTATGTCTCCTGCTGCCTTCTTCTTCCACTATCCTGCACTCCAGCCCTTCCTCCTGGGCGAGCTGAGAGGGTCAGCACAAGACCTCGAGGGTCCACCCAATGAGGCCAAGCTACATCTCAAACCCTCGCTCTACCCTATTCTCACTCTGCTAGCCCAACTCCAGCCCGGTGTTCAAGACTCAGCAGA AACTTTGTCAGACTTCCTGCCTCCTTTACTCCAGCTGTCTGCCAGTCCGATTTACAGTGTGAGAATGATGGCCTCAAAGGCTCTGGTTGCCATGACTCCTCCCTCTGAGTACATGAACATCCTCATCAACCTGACATCTCAACTTCCCAGTCCACAGCAGCGGTGCTCTCACAACCGGCTCCAtggacagctgctgcagatcaAAGCTACTCTAGAAAGAGCTCTCTGCGGCAACAG CAGCGCCCCTTCAGATGGCCTGTTTGAGGTGCTGAGCAGGATAATAGCGTCGCTGTGGATGGTGACTGAAGCTCAACGCTGCCCCCTGGTGAGAGCAGTCTATCTCGATGTGGTAGATGCTCTTAGAAGATTCTGCTGTGTGACCTACctttcagagctcagcagcaCACTCCTGCGTGACCTCCAGACACCTCAGCAGGGTCTTCAG GTTGGGGTGTCATCCTTCCATGAAAAAGCCATTCACTTTCTATGTGCAGATCAACAGTGGGCATGCAAAATCTGGGAGAACTTCTCTGCAGCGAGCCCTGATCTTAGGCTCACATTGGTTGCATGGGTCCTGGATGGGCAGAGTTTGCTGCAGACTGGCTTGAAAGAAGTGATCCAGAGGGTGCTGCAG ACGAATTTAAGGGAGGCGTTGTTGAGCCGCAGTGTGGAGTACTGCAGGAGCTACCTCGCAGCCCTGGTGGCAGTAATGGCCAGAGGTGATACTGCTTCATCCCAGCGTGTTGTGCTCTTGGCCCCACTGGAGGAGCCAGTTCTGCTTGAGTGTCTGGATTTGCTGCTTGGGGACCTGGAGGACCAGAGAGGCGGGCCAGAGTTTCTATCCCAGGCTTTCTGTGCTGCTAGCCTGCTGCTTTCCCATTGGCCTCAATCCag TCTAAAGATATCCATGATCCAGCGCTGGTGTGGTATTTTGGAATGCCTTTGGGCCCCAGACGTCCCTGAAGTGCTCAGGATAGCATGCGCTGAAGCTCTGTGTGTGGCTGGAGCTCCACTGATGAGCCGCACAATGAAAGAACACAGCACTCTGGTTCCCATTATGATCAG GTTGATCAACACAGGCCTTTACTTGCTGCAGGACCAAAGCCAGGAGGTGAGGATTAAAGCGGCTTGTTTCGCCTCCGTGCTCCACCATGCAAGAAGAGGCCAAAGCCAGAGGAATGTCTACCTTATGCAGGTCAATCAAGCTCTGCCATTCCTCTTGGATGTGCTGCTAGAGGAGTGCTGGGATGCTCCTGGCACACTGGAGGTGCTGATGTGTCACCTGCCTCAGTCTGACCTCAGATCTGTGCTGAGACAGGCCTCGGTGGAGGG GTGTTCCAGTCTGTATGAGCAGGATGAGGCCAATGTGTTTGCAGAGCCCTCTGTGATGTCCGTGCATGTACTGCCTTACCTGCTACAGATGGCTGAAAAGTACTCCCAATCCTCTTCTCTGGCACGGAGCCTGAATTCATGGGCGCAGGACAACGCTGCACAGGTGGTAGACGGCCTTGCAGTCTGCAAAGAAGTCCAGCCAG CTGAATCATTGACCCCCTTTTGGCTGGCTCTCCTCGTGGACCCCCGTTTCCACAGCACCCTGTGTGGCCTGTTGACCAGGGCTGCCTTCCTCCTCCGACTACTGAAAACATCTAATTATATACAACACCTTTGTGATCCTTTATCCGTGAACACGCATTTACAGGACGTTTGTAGTCTACTTACTCAGAACGGTGTCCACTTTCCTCCTGCTTTGACAGCTGCTGTGGCTGGAGAGCTGCCACTATGGCAGAGCGTTCAATGA